A stretch of the Cuculus canorus isolate bCucCan1 chromosome 15, bCucCan1.pri, whole genome shotgun sequence genome encodes the following:
- the ROGDI gene encoding protein rogdi homolog isoform X2 yields MAAAMASAAERAVLEEEFKWLLQEEVHSVLKQLQDILKEASHRFALPASSSGGSIKQENFVLSTSGTDQVKGMLMLQGDALCQADINLKMPRNNQLLHFAFREDKQWKLQQIQDARNHVSQAIYLLMNRDVNYQFKTGSEVLKLMDAVMLQLSRARNRLTTPATLTLPEIASSGLTKMFTPALPPDILVNFYINLNKLCLTVYQLHVLQPSTTKNFKPAGGSILHNLGAMFEFGNQRYEVSHVHKVECVVPWLNDALVFFTVSLQLCQQLKDKISVFSSYWNYRPY; encoded by the exons GAAGAAGAATTCAAATGGCTTTTACAAGAAGAAGTCCATTCTGTTTTGAAGCAGCTACAGGACATTTTGAAG GAGGCCTCTCACCGTTTTGCCCTGCCTGCCAGCAGCTCAGGAGGATCCATCAAACAGGAGAACTTTGTGCTGAGCACCTCTGG CACTGACCAGGTGAAAGGCATGTTGATGCTGCAGGGAGATGCCCTGTGTCAAGCT gACATTAATCTGAAAATGCCTCGAAATAATCAGCTCCTGCACTTTGCATTTCGGGAGGACAAACAGTGGAAATTACAGCAG ATCCAGGATGCTAGAAACCATGTCAGCCAAGCCATTTACCTGCTTATGAACAGAGATGTAAACTACCAGTTCAAAACAGGCTCGGAGGTTCTTAAG CTGATGGATGCTGTGATGTTGCAGCTCTCCAGAGCCCGCAATCGGCTCACCACTCCAGCCACTCTGACTCTACCAGAGATTGCCTCCAGTGGCCTCACA AAAATGTTCACCCCTGCTCTGCCTCCAGACATCCTTGTGAATTTCTACATCAACCTGAACAAGCTGTGCCTGACTGTCTACCAACTTCAcgtgctgcagcccagcacaaCCAAG AACTTCAAGCCTGCTGGAGGGTCCATCTTACACAACCTTGGAGCAATGTT TGAGTTTGGCAACCAGCGCTATGAAGTCAGCCACGTCCATAAAGTGGAATGTGTTGTCCCATGGTTAAATGATGCCCTTGTCTTCTTCACAGTTTCACTGCAGCTTTGCCAGCAACTGAAGGACAAG ATCTCTGTTTTCTCCAGTTACTGGAACTACAGGCCATATTAA
- the ROGDI gene encoding protein rogdi homolog isoform X1, whose product MRTVHLAEEEEFKWLLQEEVHSVLKQLQDILKEASHRFALPASSSGGSIKQENFVLSTSGTDQVKGMLMLQGDALCQADINLKMPRNNQLLHFAFREDKQWKLQQIQDARNHVSQAIYLLMNRDVNYQFKTGSEVLKLMDAVMLQLSRARNRLTTPATLTLPEIASSGLTKMFTPALPPDILVNFYINLNKLCLTVYQLHVLQPSTTKNFKPAGGSILHNLGAMFEFGNQRYEVSHVHKVECVVPWLNDALVFFTVSLQLCQQLKDKISVFSSYWNYRPY is encoded by the exons atGAGGACAGTTCATTTGGCTGAG GAAGAAGAATTCAAATGGCTTTTACAAGAAGAAGTCCATTCTGTTTTGAAGCAGCTACAGGACATTTTGAAG GAGGCCTCTCACCGTTTTGCCCTGCCTGCCAGCAGCTCAGGAGGATCCATCAAACAGGAGAACTTTGTGCTGAGCACCTCTGG CACTGACCAGGTGAAAGGCATGTTGATGCTGCAGGGAGATGCCCTGTGTCAAGCT gACATTAATCTGAAAATGCCTCGAAATAATCAGCTCCTGCACTTTGCATTTCGGGAGGACAAACAGTGGAAATTACAGCAG ATCCAGGATGCTAGAAACCATGTCAGCCAAGCCATTTACCTGCTTATGAACAGAGATGTAAACTACCAGTTCAAAACAGGCTCGGAGGTTCTTAAG CTGATGGATGCTGTGATGTTGCAGCTCTCCAGAGCCCGCAATCGGCTCACCACTCCAGCCACTCTGACTCTACCAGAGATTGCCTCCAGTGGCCTCACA AAAATGTTCACCCCTGCTCTGCCTCCAGACATCCTTGTGAATTTCTACATCAACCTGAACAAGCTGTGCCTGACTGTCTACCAACTTCAcgtgctgcagcccagcacaaCCAAG AACTTCAAGCCTGCTGGAGGGTCCATCTTACACAACCTTGGAGCAATGTT TGAGTTTGGCAACCAGCGCTATGAAGTCAGCCACGTCCATAAAGTGGAATGTGTTGTCCCATGGTTAAATGATGCCCTTGTCTTCTTCACAGTTTCACTGCAGCTTTGCCAGCAACTGAAGGACAAG ATCTCTGTTTTCTCCAGTTACTGGAACTACAGGCCATATTAA